A window of Thiocapsa bogorovii genomic DNA:
CGACGACGAGCGCTCCGCCCCCCATGTTGCGCACACCGCGCGCTTGGCTCGAGGTCATGCAGACGGCGGCCTCGGCGCGCTCCCGGCCCGGCCAGCGGCCGTCCGGCAGCCCCAGAAACAGCACGAGTCCGCGCGTGATGCGATGGCCGTAGAGATGCAGGAGCTCGCCGGAGCGGGAGTCCGCCGCGTGGATGCCGACGAATCCCGCGAATTCGTAGGCGAGCGAGAACAATTTGCTCACATACTGGGCGAGGAGATTCTTCACGTACGGCTCCTCGCCGATCACGAGTGTTCGCCCGACGAAGACCCGATCCCACAGAGGGCGTCGCTGAAGCACGCGCAAGATCAGGGTAAAGAGCACCGCTGCGAAGAGGAAATAGGCGGTTTGCAGTCCCGCCAGGATCATCTCGCCGATCGGGCTGCCGAGGTCGAGGACCGACCAACCGAGGGTGCTTCGCAACAGTGCGTCCCCGCCGAGCACGGGGTTCCAGCCGAGCCACAGCATCACGAAGAGGTGAACCGCCGTTGCGATGAACACGAGGGCGGGCTCCGTGAGGAGACTGGCGAGATACCGCCCTTCCCCTTTCAAGCCGGCCCGCTCCTCGGTCTCCACATCCCAGCCCTCGGTCGTTCGGCCGAAGATAGCTTCGGCGCGGCGGACCGTGAGCTGGTCCAAGGCCTCCAACTTCTCCAGATCGTCGTTGCGCACCGCAAAGCCGAAGGGTCGGACGGTCTCGTTGGAGCGCGTTAGCACGTCACGCGCCAATCGAAGCAGCAGCTGGGTCAGGGTGGCATGGGTCGCCGCCGCGCTCACGGTGGCCGGCTCCGCGGATCGCCATCCCGCGCTTGTGATGAGCACGCGCTCCACCCACGGCGCATCGGCCTTCACGACTTGGCCCACGGCGGCCCCCATCAGGGTATCGGCCTCTCCGGTCATGACGAACACCGGGCCGGCCTTCCCCGCCGCGTGGAGTGCCTGAATAAACCGAACGGCGTCGAGGGTGTTGAAGGTTTGCCCGGAGTGGCTGATCGCGAGCGTGATCGTGGTCGGGCCGACGTCATGGCGCTGCGGATCATCGCAGTAGCGCACCGAATCCACCGCCCCGGCATTCAGGTAAGGGAAGATGCGACGCAGGTCCTCGATGAAGCGCTCGCCCACGTAGAGGTTGTTCTCCACGCCCAGGACCAGGAGATCCAGCTCGGAATGCACGCTCGGCACGGCCTGGCCCTGCTGCTGCTCGGCCCAGTGCGATGCGCTGTCCAGAAACCGGGTCGAAAAGGCGCGCGCGGTGCGACGGTTGAGCGAAGCCGGGTCGCTCCAGTCGCGTCGAATCCGCTCCAAGACCGACGGGATGTCCGTCATCTCGTCCAGCACACGGTCCCGACCGGGCGGCGTCGGTCTGGTCTCGAGATAGGGATTGTCCGACACGGCGATCCAAACATGCGGCTCCTCGGCCCGTGCGGATTCGTCCAACGAGCGGGCGGTGATCCGCTCGATGGTCGGTGCCTCGTGCCTGTGCCGATTCATCCGGGTAATGGTGTTGTCCGCCGTGTCTTCGCGCACTTGCAGCAGAACGAGATCGCCGTCGCTGAGGTCGTAACGGTAGGGTAGAGGCGCCCCGTCCGGGTTCGGCCCGCAGGCCACCGTCAGGGCGGCGGCCTCCGAGGCATAGATGAGCATACCTGTCTCCGGATCGGCGCCGATGAAGAGGGGTTGCCGCTCCGCGGCCAGGGCGACTGCGCCGGGTTGAAGGCTCGTCGTCGTCACAAGGCCGAAGGTCCCTTCGGCCCGCTCCATGAAGAGCATCGTGGCCGTGTAGAGATCGTTGTGAAAGAACGCATGCACGGCCCGGCCGACGATGCGCTGCCGGAACTTCTTGGCATCGTCCGGCCAATCGCGGGTCACCGACAGGGATGCCTGCCGAAGCGCGTCGACCAGTCGCCGGGTGGCCTCGGCATTGCGCGCGAACACCTCCGCCAGAGAGGCGCAGCCGACCACGAGGGGGCGGGCGCCGTCGTCCCGGTGGGCGACATCCAGACCGACGGCCCAACGGGTAAAGACCTCATCGAAGATCGCGGTCAGCGCCGCCAGATCCTGTCGTGGAAGCGCTCGGCCCGTCAGCAAGGCGTAGCCGAGCCGCAGGGAGGCATCCCAGCGTCCTTGGGTGAGCAGAAGATCGAGCATCCCGGCGATCTTCGGAGAGTCGCCTCGCGCCGCGTTCGATTTCCCCAAGACCTCGGTCAGCCACTGTCCCAGAGCCGGATTGGATACACGGCCCCAAGGGGCGATCCAGGCATCGAAGTCGCCGTTGTGCGTGATGAGGTTCTCGATGACACGACGGCGGCAGACCAAGTCCTGTCCATCCACGGACCAGACCGGCGCCGTGCGGGGACGCGCCCAGCGGTGCCAGTGCGTCTCGATCTCAGCGGGGCAGCTCGAGGTGCCGTAGCGATAGTGGCCGACGAGGTGGAAGATCTCGCGCAGGGGCTTACGACCGATCAGTCGCTGCCCGGCGGCACGTCGGCGGAAGGCGCGCAGCAGATCGCGGGTCAGATCGCCTCGCTTGCCGTTGACGATCTTCCGGCCCACGAAGCGCCCTTTTGCGCCCAGCACCGCAATGCCGCCGGCTTGCTGTCCGCGAACATCCGT
This region includes:
- a CDS encoding zinc metalloprotease, with translation MPGEQRSTGRHDLGRLLPEIATALIVAALIVAGDTTAWLAPWLILLLPVLMRTALMGSVALHGLGHALAAGPVGVGRFVDYVRALPPCGLLPFGPLFIPGLSHPTRAPRFTLDGLSPTRRRRIALAGPAASLVALCAATATLAALGPSSGPSQWVLLLLVSANAWILLTSWTDYATLISGAGRAVFCGNFGILSKRDPGERGFLPPRFRRLTERLGQATDVRGQQAGGIAVLGAKGRFVGRKIVNGKRGDLTRDLLRAFRRRAAGQRLIGRKPLREIFHLVGHYRYGTSSCPAEIETHWHRWARPRTAPVWSVDGQDLVCRRRVIENLITHNGDFDAWIAPWGRVSNPALGQWLTEVLGKSNAARGDSPKIAGMLDLLLTQGRWDASLRLGYALLTGRALPRQDLAALTAIFDEVFTRWAVGLDVAHRDDGARPLVVGCASLAEVFARNAEATRRLVDALRQASLSVTRDWPDDAKKFRQRIVGRAVHAFFHNDLYTATMLFMERAEGTFGLVTTTSLQPGAVALAAERQPLFIGADPETGMLIYASEAAALTVACGPNPDGAPLPYRYDLSDGDLVLLQVREDTADNTITRMNRHRHEAPTIERITARSLDESARAEEPHVWIAVSDNPYLETRPTPPGRDRVLDEMTDIPSVLERIRRDWSDPASLNRRTARAFSTRFLDSASHWAEQQQGQAVPSVHSELDLLVLGVENNLYVGERFIEDLRRIFPYLNAGAVDSVRYCDDPQRHDVGPTTITLAISHSGQTFNTLDAVRFIQALHAAGKAGPVFVMTGEADTLMGAAVGQVVKADAPWVERVLITSAGWRSAEPATVSAAATHATLTQLLLRLARDVLTRSNETVRPFGFAVRNDDLEKLEALDQLTVRRAEAIFGRTTEGWDVETEERAGLKGEGRYLASLLTEPALVFIATAVHLFVMLWLGWNPVLGGDALLRSTLGWSVLDLGSPIGEMILAGLQTAYFLFAAVLFTLILRVLQRRPLWDRVFVGRTLVIGEEPYVKNLLAQYVSKLFSLAYEFAGFVGIHAADSRSGELLHLYGHRITRGLVLFLGLPDGRWPGRERAEAAVCMTSSQARGVRNMGGGALVVGVGHNAVSAAKVDRFVRLGACDHPLGDMPRVLRGGWSELARDLQESRFAAFERLMAGYVIFHTAAASTRNLMNALVPLANLLWTPVFWTVRLLTLGRVRPSFGYWDLARTQSGTRIATTAAPVPAITQNPRDYLTAKERNAAVQTHRLRRLGVVPYASESFAAPVETGTQRHSSAPGSRFAT